A part of Vulcanisaeta moutnovskia 768-28 genomic DNA contains:
- a CDS encoding proteasome subunit beta, with translation MISNNNENLTRLMTGTTTVGIVINDGVVLATDRRVTAGYYIAHRKKGVKIWKIDNHIAATMSGGVADLQKVLDSLTATAIQYKVDTGKPISIRALANYASLVVFSSRPFVYLVHMILGGWDPDEGPVIYMLDFFGTLTKETEFMATGSGSPTAFGVLEDGYKRDMSIEEAVRLAVRAVRSAIYHDPGSGEGIDVVTITKEGYKEVDSTPYLKELIH, from the coding sequence ATGATTAGCAATAATAATGAAAACCTTACCAGATTAATGACTGGAACAACCACGGTAGGTATAGTGATTAATGACGGTGTTGTGCTAGCCACGGATAGAAGAGTCACGGCAGGTTATTATATAGCCCATAGAAAGAAGGGCGTTAAGATTTGGAAAATAGATAATCATATAGCAGCAACGATGAGTGGTGGTGTTGCAGATCTGCAAAAGGTTCTTGATTCTCTAACAGCAACAGCCATACAGTATAAAGTGGATACTGGGAAACCCATATCAATAAGAGCTCTAGCCAATTATGCATCTCTCGTGGTATTCTCAAGTAGGCCATTTGTCTACTTAGTGCATATGATACTTGGTGGTTGGGATCCTGACGAAGGACCCGTGATATACATGCTGGACTTCTTCGGGACTCTAACCAAGGAGACTGAGTTCATGGCGACGGGCAGTGGTTCACCAACGGCATTTGGCGTTCTTGAGGATGGTTATAAGAGAGACATGAGCATTGAGGAAGCTGTTAGATTAGCCGTTAGAGCGGTCAGGTCAGCCATATATCATGATCCAGGAAGTGGTGAGGGTATTGATGTCGTGACAATAACCAAGGAAGGTTATAAGGAGGTTGACTCAACACCATACCTTAAGGAATTAATTCATTAA
- the infB gene encoding translation initiation factor IF-2 has translation MSKVDNSLMDYRPPITVVVGHVDVGKTLLLDKIRGTFVAYREPGMITQHIGLSFIPWNAIERIADPLLMKFRLKGKVWIKGFLMVDTPGHAAFSNLRRRGGSVADLAVLVIDITRGFEEQTYESLTLIKSRNIPFVVAANKLDRIYGWEPHENAPFLDSYEKQREDVQGRVEEAIARIIEEFNKLGMDADRYDRVRDFDAQVPIVPTSAVTGEGLADLLVVLAGLSQRFNRDKLRITYGPGRGVVMEIREEKGWGVTADVVLYDGVIRKGDLIVTAGLEGYVSTKVKMLVMPKPLNEMRDPEDRYMFMDEVRAAAGVKIIADGLEQVVPGAPVFVVPQGASLDEYVKLVREEVSEVKIETDKEGVVAKADTLGTLEAMVIYLRSQGIPVRKADVGNVSRRDVVDASIVRKKNPLYGVILAFNVKVPHDIEVEAMQYGVKIFRNEILYRLVEEFTQWYKEQKTKLIEMELDRYIRPGKIRILPGYVFRRSNPVIVGVAVIEGLIKPGYPLMRGDGKRIGTIMQIQDKGKNIQEAKKGMEVAISIEGNLMVGRQIKEGDELYVDVPEEHVITLMTQFKDQLSEDELSLLREILKIRRSSK, from the coding sequence ATGAGTAAGGTTGATAATTCATTAATGGATTATAGACCACCGATTACCGTAGTAGTTGGTCATGTTGATGTTGGTAAGACATTATTACTCGATAAAATAAGAGGTACGTTTGTGGCCTATAGAGAGCCCGGGATGATTACACAACACATTGGTCTATCCTTCATACCATGGAATGCCATAGAGAGAATAGCTGATCCACTACTCATGAAATTTAGGCTTAAGGGCAAGGTTTGGATTAAGGGTTTCCTAATGGTTGATACGCCAGGTCATGCCGCCTTCTCCAACTTAAGGCGTAGAGGTGGCTCTGTGGCTGACTTGGCTGTTCTCGTCATAGACATTACCAGGGGATTTGAGGAACAGACCTACGAAAGCCTCACCCTAATTAAATCAAGGAATATACCCTTCGTGGTTGCGGCGAATAAGCTCGATAGAATATACGGTTGGGAACCTCATGAAAACGCACCGTTCCTTGACTCATATGAAAAGCAGAGGGAGGATGTCCAGGGTAGGGTTGAGGAGGCCATTGCAAGGATAATAGAGGAATTCAATAAATTAGGGATGGATGCTGATAGGTACGATAGGGTGAGGGATTTCGATGCCCAAGTGCCTATTGTACCCACAAGCGCAGTCACTGGAGAGGGCTTAGCCGACTTGCTCGTTGTCCTGGCGGGGTTAAGCCAGAGATTTAATAGGGATAAGTTAAGGATAACGTATGGACCTGGTAGGGGGGTCGTTATGGAGATTAGGGAGGAAAAAGGTTGGGGGGTCACGGCTGATGTTGTTCTATATGATGGAGTTATTAGAAAGGGTGATTTAATAGTTACGGCCGGCCTTGAGGGTTATGTGAGTACCAAGGTCAAGATGCTTGTGATGCCTAAGCCACTTAATGAGATGAGGGATCCTGAGGATAGGTACATGTTCATGGATGAGGTTAGGGCTGCGGCTGGTGTTAAGATAATTGCTGATGGTCTTGAGCAGGTTGTTCCAGGCGCACCGGTGTTTGTTGTTCCTCAGGGAGCTTCGCTGGATGAGTATGTTAAGTTGGTTAGAGAGGAGGTTTCGGAGGTTAAGATAGAGACTGATAAGGAAGGTGTTGTTGCTAAGGCAGATACTCTAGGTACTCTTGAGGCAATGGTTATTTACCTTAGAAGCCAGGGAATACCTGTTAGGAAGGCTGATGTTGGTAATGTAAGTAGGAGAGATGTTGTTGATGCTTCCATAGTTAGGAAGAAGAACCCGTTATATGGAGTTATCCTGGCTTTCAATGTTAAGGTTCCTCATGATATTGAGGTCGAGGCCATGCAGTATGGAGTTAAGATATTTAGAAATGAAATACTTTATAGGCTTGTTGAGGAGTTTACCCAGTGGTATAAGGAGCAGAAAACCAAGCTTATCGAGATGGAACTTGATAGATACATAAGGCCTGGAAAAATAAGGATTCTTCCTGGCTATGTATTCAGAAGAAGTAATCCAGTGATAGTCGGTGTTGCAGTAATTGAGGGATTGATAAAGCCTGGGTATCCATTAATGAGGGGGGATGGTAAGAGAATAGGTACAATAATGCAAATACAGGATAAGGGTAAGAACATTCAAGAGGCTAAGAAGGGCATGGAAGTGGCAATATCAATAGAGGGTAATTTAATGGTTGGTAGGCAGATTAAGGAGGGTGATGAGTTATACGTGGATGTGCCTGAGGAGCATGTAATAACCCTAATGACACAATTCAAGGATCAACTATCTGAGGATGAATTATCATTACTTAGAGAGATCCTGAAAATTAGGCGATCATCAAAGTAA
- a CDS encoding transglutaminase-like domain-containing protein yields MSALIMLLLGVMLAIRPAASGSSVTYSISISAPYFIVASTNNDFIIELIAQQSNVKYAVMVIPRASVKLMSSNAIEGQGIFPGILDFANDSDYAGFYEGSINSTSFIGTFTPIIEVGKPSTLSYSALSSLVNVNLTVYVKSGIPVLLRYFTFDNYNSTGNELISTQSSVPVITDYPPITISLAVGTDCNTFIIYENFSQPIEVIPMPFIINVGKSLTLIVSNITLVSVMPFTEVNVLEPGDLLASKEPIDAAVFKLMICHVSQGLNYTGIEALYARDYVEPLGINISWGLIPISFNASGVLAIKELLSYLNGDHFMISNTTYPIDYTLVNGTGSFTDYAVLTMAILRSLGIPTRIALGFAGESLGNDAYVYHLDGNAVIWVEAFTSFGWVAFEPISTSQFHDYSQLLSIVLYTALVSFLLMIPWIIGYYIYYYLSRRS; encoded by the coding sequence ATGAGCGCATTAATAATGCTTTTGCTGGGGGTAATGCTTGCGATTAGGCCTGCAGCATCAGGTTCATCAGTGACGTACTCAATATCAATAAGTGCTCCCTACTTCATAGTGGCCAGCACTAATAATGACTTCATAATTGAATTAATAGCTCAACAAAGCAATGTTAAGTATGCGGTAATGGTAATACCAAGGGCATCTGTTAAATTAATGAGTTCTAATGCCATTGAGGGGCAGGGAATATTTCCTGGAATTCTTGATTTTGCCAATGACTCGGATTATGCTGGTTTTTACGAGGGTTCAATAAACAGTACATCATTCATAGGTACCTTTACACCGATAATTGAGGTTGGTAAGCCAAGCACCTTGTCATACTCTGCCTTATCTAGCTTGGTAAATGTAAACCTCACGGTATACGTTAAGTCAGGAATACCCGTATTATTGAGGTATTTCACGTTCGATAATTATAACTCAACAGGTAATGAATTGATTAGTACGCAGAGTTCCGTTCCAGTGATTACGGATTATCCTCCAATAACGATAAGCCTTGCCGTTGGTACTGACTGTAATACATTCATTATTTACGAGAACTTCTCACAACCAATTGAGGTAATACCCATGCCATTCATCATCAATGTAGGTAAGTCATTAACGCTCATAGTCTCAAACATAACCCTAGTATCCGTTATGCCATTTACCGAGGTTAATGTACTTGAGCCTGGTGACTTATTAGCAAGTAAGGAGCCTATTGATGCTGCGGTTTTTAAGTTAATGATATGCCACGTATCCCAGGGCCTTAATTATACAGGTATTGAGGCGCTTTATGCCAGGGATTATGTGGAACCACTGGGTATTAACATATCGTGGGGGTTAATACCAATATCATTTAATGCAAGTGGGGTATTGGCGATTAAGGAATTATTGAGTTACCTAAATGGTGATCATTTCATGATATCCAATACAACATACCCCATTGATTATACCTTGGTTAATGGTACGGGAAGCTTTACGGACTATGCAGTGTTAACCATGGCTATACTTAGGTCATTGGGGATACCAACGAGGATAGCGTTGGGTTTTGCAGGTGAGTCCCTGGGTAATGACGCTTATGTATATCACTTAGATGGTAATGCCGTGATTTGGGTTGAGGCATTTACAAGCTTTGGTTGGGTGGCCTTTGAACCAATAAGTACTTCGCAGTTTCATGATTATTCACAATTGTTGTCAATAGTACTATATACGGCATTAGTCTCCTTCTTGTTAATGATTCCGTGGATAATAGGGTACTACATTTATTACTACTTAAGCAGGAGGTCTTAG
- a CDS encoding 50S ribosomal protein L24e, producing MRIYTCAFCGRPIPPGTGIMYVRADGTVLRFCSRKCFVSAIKYNRDPRKLAWVRKETKSAKAQK from the coding sequence ATGAGAATTTACACATGCGCCTTCTGTGGAAGACCAATACCACCAGGCACCGGGATAATGTATGTCAGGGCTGATGGCACAGTACTTAGATTCTGCAGTAGGAAGTGCTTTGTAAGCGCCATCAAGTATAACCGCGACCCAAGGAAACTGGCTTGGGTAAGGAAGGAGACGAAGAGCGCCAAGGCCCAAAAATGA
- a CDS encoding DUF58 domain-containing protein — MGSITRNNAVLIIYVVLALLMYLGIYAKNEAPLLTGIGLFLVFTSYFLTWDLITSIVLRALKISYEVILARQSVILSITAASPLRLKIPAHVSLICSPHLLCNDDYYVVINGPQEQFNVRARWFGIAEILSIIIRISDPLGIIGNSRFIKIERTIPIEPSKWVLLAMGGQKMPGDYMRSITLMESRLGDFMYLRGYNFLEPASNIHWITSARVNDLISVARSEAGNVPRLVIMEYTPRMLKPLNDNRPIDEALVYLSYLKGLNFILVLIGNGLVRLLTITSSTSLADLELKLREIVIGMENTQELINRATSILGKYVKEVSTDELALFLYPVKTNYGLSREDVNIISKYLNKNSLLLITKASFNELIKANIDLSDVNVIVLGE, encoded by the coding sequence ATGGGCTCCATTACTAGGAATAATGCTGTCTTAATTATCTACGTAGTATTGGCATTACTAATGTACCTGGGGATTTACGCGAAAAATGAGGCACCATTACTAACTGGTATTGGTTTATTTCTAGTGTTCACATCGTACTTCCTAACGTGGGATCTAATAACCAGTATAGTCCTAAGGGCACTTAAGATTAGTTATGAGGTAATTCTCGCCAGGCAAAGTGTCATACTAAGTATTACTGCGGCATCGCCATTACGTTTAAAAATACCTGCCCACGTATCCCTAATATGCTCTCCCCACTTATTATGCAATGATGATTATTACGTAGTAATAAATGGGCCTCAGGAGCAATTTAACGTAAGGGCTAGGTGGTTTGGTATTGCTGAGATCCTGAGTATTATTATCAGGATTTCCGACCCCCTCGGTATTATTGGGAATTCCCGTTTTATTAAAATTGAACGTACAATACCAATAGAACCTAGTAAATGGGTATTATTAGCAATGGGTGGTCAAAAAATGCCTGGTGATTACATGAGGAGTATAACATTAATGGAGTCAAGACTGGGCGATTTCATGTATCTAAGGGGGTATAATTTCCTGGAACCTGCCAGTAATATTCATTGGATAACCAGTGCTAGGGTTAATGACTTAATAAGCGTGGCGAGATCTGAGGCAGGTAATGTACCTAGGTTAGTAATCATGGAATACACACCTAGAATGCTTAAACCCTTGAATGATAATAGGCCAATCGATGAAGCATTAGTATACCTGAGTTATCTAAAGGGTTTGAATTTTATTCTCGTATTAATCGGTAATGGCTTAGTAAGGTTATTAACTATAACATCAAGTACTTCATTGGCTGATTTAGAGCTTAAGCTTAGGGAGATAGTAATAGGCATGGAAAATACCCAGGAATTAATTAATAGGGCCACGAGTATTCTTGGAAAGTACGTTAAGGAAGTAAGTACTGATGAATTAGCATTGTTCCTTTACCCGGTAAAGACTAATTACGGCTTATCAAGGGAGGATGTAAACATTATCAGCAAATACTTGAATAAGAATTCCTTATTATTAATAACCAAGGCTTCATTTAATGAATTAATTAAGGCTAACATTGACCTAAGTGACGTGAATGTGATAGTTCTCGGTGAATGA
- a CDS encoding NUDIX hydrolase, giving the protein MVIVYKGRRVMLDVSKVVLPNGREMNLEKIVFPHAVAALPIYEGNKVVLLRQFRPVVNDYVIEIPAGVIEEGENPEEALTRELSEEIGAEIDYFGKLFEGFTTPGYSTEYMVIYYVSIRRLGEPRPEPHEVIDRIVIDLRDAVNMVINGSIRDAKSALAITLYMLKKGAKA; this is encoded by the coding sequence ATGGTCATAGTCTATAAGGGCAGGCGCGTTATGCTGGACGTATCTAAGGTCGTACTACCAAATGGTCGTGAGATGAACCTGGAGAAAATTGTCTTTCCTCATGCCGTAGCTGCACTACCGATTTATGAGGGTAATAAGGTCGTATTGCTACGTCAATTCAGACCCGTTGTTAATGACTACGTAATTGAAATACCAGCAGGCGTTATTGAGGAGGGTGAAAACCCTGAAGAGGCCTTAACCAGGGAACTTAGTGAGGAGATTGGCGCTGAAATCGATTACTTTGGGAAGCTATTCGAGGGCTTCACCACACCTGGCTACTCCACTGAATATATGGTAATTTATTACGTCAGTATTAGAAGACTTGGCGAACCGAGGCCTGAACCCCATGAGGTTATTGATAGGATTGTTATTGATCTTAGAGATGCTGTAAACATGGTTATTAATGGCAGTATAAGGGATGCTAAGTCGGCGTTGGCTATAACGCTATACATGCTTAAGAAGGGTGCTAAGGCGTGA
- a CDS encoding TIGR00304 family membrane protein produces MNITYIIGLAIMLSIILALLGIVLIVIDVMRSHKEDEDKDDEKKGKSSVGGVVLIGPIPIVFGNDPSIIKWAIVLTIIVVILFIVLALLPGIL; encoded by the coding sequence ATGAATATAACCTATATAATAGGCTTGGCAATTATGCTATCAATAATATTGGCACTATTGGGAATTGTGCTTATAGTAATTGATGTGATGAGAAGTCATAAGGAAGATGAGGATAAGGATGATGAGAAGAAGGGGAAGTCGAGTGTTGGTGGCGTCGTATTGATAGGGCCTATACCAATAGTGTTTGGTAATGATCCATCAATCATTAAATGGGCAATAGTGTTAACCATAATAGTTGTCATACTATTCATAGTACTCGCATTATTACCTGGGATCCTATGA
- a CDS encoding endonuclease III domain-containing protein, translating to MVLTEELVLRVLADIKIEPRKFAALYVFRNSNDIFKALVVTILTQNTNDKNALRAYENLVRIIGDITPEKLVNIGEDALANAIKPAGMHRIRARKIIELSRVILENYRGDLTWIKDLPLDEARKALLELPGVGEKTADVILVNLGKLAFPVDTHITRISIRLGIAKSRNYHEIQRAWMRILTPDPSRYLEIHLKLIQFGRDICIARNPRCDMCGFREVCTYYISNVRGKDN from the coding sequence ATGGTTTTGACTGAGGAGTTGGTACTTAGGGTTCTCGCTGATATTAAGATCGAGCCTAGGAAGTTCGCAGCCCTCTACGTATTTAGAAATAGTAATGATATCTTTAAGGCACTCGTTGTGACAATACTGACGCAAAACACGAATGATAAGAATGCACTTAGGGCTTACGAAAACCTCGTTAGGATTATTGGCGATATAACACCTGAGAAATTGGTGAATATTGGCGAGGATGCCTTGGCTAATGCCATCAAACCCGCTGGTATGCATAGGATTAGGGCTAGGAAAATTATTGAGTTATCTAGGGTAATCCTTGAGAACTATAGAGGTGATTTAACGTGGATTAAGGACCTACCTCTCGATGAAGCTAGGAAGGCATTACTTGAACTTCCTGGTGTTGGTGAGAAGACTGCCGATGTAATACTCGTTAATTTAGGTAAGCTAGCATTCCCTGTTGATACTCACATAACTAGGATATCCATTAGGCTTGGCATTGCCAAATCGAGGAATTATCATGAGATACAGAGGGCTTGGATGAGAATATTAACGCCAGACCCAAGCAGGTACTTAGAGATCCATCTTAAGCTTATTCAGTTTGGTAGAGACATATGCATTGCTAGAAACCCGAGGTGTGATATGTGTGGATTTAGAGAGGTCTGTACTTATTATATTAGTAATGTCAGGGGGAAAGATAATTAA
- a CDS encoding peptidylprolyl isomerase, whose protein sequence is MPFQKGDYVLLEYTVIDKDDNKVVETTVEDKAKEAGIYRPDEIYEPRLIIIGETKLFEPLEQAITNVSEGQEITVEVPPDKAFGQRDPSKVRVISIREFYRYGKLPKVGDIVEVNNQQGRVVSITGGRVTLDFNHPLAGRTLIITAKVVKKLETTEDKVKYIVKQYIPRIEIDKVNVELGEGGSIITIKLPIETLFMENIGTIKARIADDIGNKFTNINKVVFIDEIEIKREAEAKAEMKAEEKQAESKPESQQSSQ, encoded by the coding sequence ATGCCGTTTCAGAAGGGTGACTATGTACTGCTTGAGTATACGGTTATTGATAAGGATGATAATAAAGTCGTGGAAACCACGGTAGAGGATAAGGCTAAGGAGGCGGGTATTTATAGACCTGATGAAATTTATGAACCACGATTAATAATAATAGGTGAAACAAAGCTCTTTGAGCCTTTGGAGCAAGCGATAACAAATGTAAGTGAGGGGCAGGAAATAACGGTTGAGGTTCCTCCAGACAAGGCATTCGGCCAGAGAGACCCAAGTAAGGTTAGGGTAATATCTATTAGGGAGTTTTATAGGTATGGTAAGTTGCCTAAGGTTGGTGATATTGTTGAGGTTAATAATCAGCAGGGTAGAGTCGTCAGTATAACGGGTGGTAGGGTTACCCTAGACTTTAATCATCCATTGGCAGGTAGGACGTTAATCATCACGGCGAAGGTAGTTAAAAAGCTCGAAACAACTGAGGATAAGGTAAAGTACATAGTTAAGCAGTACATACCGAGGATTGAGATAGATAAGGTAAATGTCGAGCTTGGTGAAGGTGGTTCTATAATAACCATAAAGTTACCTATTGAGACGTTGTTCATGGAAAATATAGGCACGATAAAGGCTAGAATTGCGGATGATATAGGTAATAAATTCACGAATATAAATAAGGTTGTTTTCATTGATGAAATAGAGATTAAGAGGGAGGCGGAGGCTAAGGCTGAGATGAAGGCAGAGGAGAAGCAGGCGGAATCAAAACCTGAGTCCCAACAATCGTCTCAATAA
- a CDS encoding TrpB-like pyridoxal phosphate-dependent enzyme, whose translation MEKYRIDLPVDEIPTHWYNILADLPEPLSPPYDPDNGKRLELLKQVIPSEPLRLEFSTERFVKIPEEVLERYLQVGRPTPLVRAKRFEEYLNAPVKIYLKMEGYTYTGSHKINSALAWVYYALKDGAKFVTTETGAGQWGSAVALAAALFKVKAYVFMVRASYYAKPLRRYLMQMYGADVNPSPSDLTEFGRKLLRENPNHPGSLGIAITESAEYALKNGGKYVVGSVINADIMFKTIAGLEAKKQMELIGEDPDVMIGVVGGGSNWGGAFYSFIGDELRSGKVRRRYIAVGALEVPKVTKGVYKYDDPDTGRVLPQLKMYTIGADFIPPPIYAGGLRYHAVAPTLSYLMSKGYVEGRDYDQEAVFKMAQIFAQVEGYVPAPETAHVLPVVKEIADEARRTGERKVILISFSGHGLLDLSNYADVLGFEKA comes from the coding sequence ATGGAAAAATATAGAATAGACCTTCCCGTAGATGAAATACCCACGCACTGGTACAACATACTCGCAGACCTACCAGAACCACTATCACCACCATACGACCCAGACAATGGCAAAAGGCTTGAGCTCCTGAAGCAAGTAATACCATCAGAGCCACTAAGGCTTGAATTCTCCACAGAGAGGTTCGTGAAAATACCTGAGGAGGTCCTAGAACGTTACTTACAAGTGGGTAGGCCAACACCATTGGTTAGGGCGAAGAGATTTGAGGAGTATCTAAATGCGCCAGTTAAGATATACCTAAAGATGGAGGGCTATACGTACACGGGTAGTCATAAGATAAACTCGGCACTTGCCTGGGTATATTATGCGCTTAAGGATGGTGCTAAGTTCGTGACCACGGAGACAGGCGCTGGACAGTGGGGTTCAGCGGTGGCGTTAGCAGCCGCGTTATTTAAGGTCAAGGCCTACGTATTCATGGTTAGAGCCAGCTACTACGCCAAGCCACTGAGGAGGTACTTAATGCAAATGTACGGTGCCGACGTCAATCCAAGCCCAAGTGACTTAACGGAGTTCGGTAGGAAATTACTACGTGAAAACCCGAATCACCCAGGCAGCCTGGGTATTGCAATAACTGAGTCTGCTGAATATGCGTTGAAGAATGGTGGTAAGTACGTGGTTGGTAGCGTAATAAATGCCGATATAATGTTTAAGACTATTGCAGGTCTTGAGGCCAAGAAGCAGATGGAATTGATTGGTGAGGATCCCGACGTAATGATTGGCGTAGTTGGTGGTGGATCTAATTGGGGTGGTGCATTTTATTCATTCATTGGAGATGAGTTGAGGAGTGGTAAGGTTAGGCGTAGGTATATAGCGGTTGGAGCATTGGAGGTGCCTAAAGTAACTAAGGGTGTCTATAAGTATGATGACCCTGACACAGGTAGGGTATTACCTCAATTGAAGATGTATACCATTGGTGCAGATTTCATACCGCCACCAATCTACGCAGGTGGTTTAAGATACCACGCCGTGGCACCAACACTATCTTACCTAATGAGTAAGGGATACGTTGAGGGTCGTGACTATGACCAAGAGGCGGTCTTTAAGATGGCCCAGATATTTGCCCAAGTTGAGGGCTATGTACCTGCACCGGAAACAGCCCATGTATTACCTGTTGTTAAGGAGATAGCCGATGAGGCTAGGAGGACTGGCGAGAGGAAGGTTATTCTGATCAGTTTCTCTGGGCATGGATTGCTTGATCTGAGCAATTACGCAGATGTGCTTGGCTTCGAGAAGGCATGA